Proteins co-encoded in one Nematostella vectensis chromosome 15, jaNemVect1.1, whole genome shotgun sequence genomic window:
- the LOC116618859 gene encoding uncharacterized protein LOC116618859 translates to MGIPPSENVWDAPGYRWLSSPTVEHSAMLLRGFRSFAKYSGQGFEASHKLHRQLYSKASNHDSSGPGQSMDQILTHWYASRMLHLRYSFRQAVECIEQGKNRFRFRGCGWKKDEHQQCSDEEKVWVITIEKLFTDLFGHDKLAYHYDKDHGTSVDETCAPDVVAYDHDE, encoded by the exons ATGGGGATTCCTCCTTCGGAAAATGTTTGGGATGCACCTGGGTACAGGTGGCTATCTTCACCAACAGTGGAACACAGTGCAATGCTGTTGAGAGGTTTCAGGTCTTTTGCCAAATATTCTGGTCAGGGATTTGAAGCCTCTCATAAGCTCCATCGCCAGCTGTACTCAAAAGCATCAAACCATGACTCCTCAGGTCCAGGCCAGTCAA TGGACCAAATACTGACTCACTGGTATGCCTCTCGAATGCTGCATTTGAGATACAGCTTCAGACAAGCAGTAGAGTGCATCGAACAAG GGAAGAATAGGTTCAGGTTCAGGGGCTGTGGCTGGAAAAAGGATGAGCATCAACAATGCAGTGATGAAGAGAAAGTGTGGGTCATCACCATTGAGAAGCTATTCACAGACCTCTTTGGCCATGATAAGCTAGCATACCACTACGACAAGGATCACGGGACCAGTGTAGATGAGACCTGTGCACCAGACGTTGTGGCTTATGATCATGATGAGTGA